One window from the genome of Anopheles merus strain MAF chromosome 3R, AmerM5.1, whole genome shotgun sequence encodes:
- the LOC121595855 gene encoding leucine-rich repeats and immunoglobulin-like domains protein 2 — MLRLIAAILAVVGIWLPQAAHGGIRADDGDTLPILPQAGLSGGNFCQRHCPCLGNAIDCSKKNLKTLAVPMPSWVDNLDLASNRLSHETISTQLRDLGKLQELNLNNNRLHRLPVLMGVRNLTKLIASNNLIETIDAEALAGLPALKFLDLSRNAIQEVQYSSFPVKNNLQYLNLNFNKLVVLTKGTFNRLQSLKRLEISSNGLEEVQSLTFQNLNQLKNLKLNNNRIPALLDGVFHGLIAIGTLELNNNSISTIHKGGFFNLTSLTNLGLAHNRIEEIEQSGWEFTPKLISLDLSYNQLESLDRSTFEELSDLQTLNLQGNRIAEIGEGTFNETTSLKTLYLSGNRISETIEDMSGPFTGLGKLERLYLNANQIKSVSRNAFLGLKSLTLLELSQNNISSIQSNSFRDTPQLKNLIMNSTNLICDCNLRWFYRWIRDRSNVFQIDAECIYPIWLRNRLIRELHSSNFTCYDSPKPHLIEEPESQLGIRGTNVSLVCTATSTAADPMSFKWKQDNAELSTDQYTTHQINNENGTIGTTELIIPNIQQAGAGKYQCIITNNYGVVYSPKVKVTVGTYPKFRKTPSDVSVEPGKVARLNCAAMGDPKPQIYWEKDGGNDFPAAKERRMHVIPNEDAFLILNVQLVDMGVYSCTAENPAGVIRANASVIVLESETAVRPVTNLETAIGKASVIECKVSASPKPVIFWLKDGEPIGLTERHFITGEGQLLVIVDTEQTDAGLYECRFENEIISEGGSTRLTVVDGPEDMHGSVLGETGTYGAAAAGGGVLEEVQLHAKMLHSWVAIGFALIGCIVLTSCIWMCCLYRMQKRIRRGGSGCPKETELDLATGMEINQPNLIVRSGVGTSTTPAGYFEYLIPMVRSGEATSNVDDDGESADGGTIGRKHEGFYTAVSKTNVRSTELDLDDLDDDLSSKDSGTGGDCASATGSTNAAHRGSQEDLKCLLLHSLNRKHISEQELSHQKPSYQLSRRSEALVLPGAHSDPDDDPRLEPPPPIPPVNATTAVLMVGSAENNAPAAETIQRDDRLPARAAHIATRMPNSQTFPVFTQPTSSSVTESTLRTSSLEASADPMLPPKKPAPPQQQIQVNQLYQLLLENPRLVEKPAKYRTKSMDQCHDMDVRPASASSGIGTGSSNGSTMNGDFPSEQRQLSSRMVTDARRKVKR; from the exons CGATCTGGCGTCCAACCGTCTGAGCCACGAAACGATTTCGACGCAATTGCGAGACCTTGGGAAGTTACAGGAGCT GAACTTAAACAACAATCGGCTACATCGCTTGCCCGTGTTGATGGGCGTTCGAAATCTTACCAAGCTGATCGCGAGCAACAATCTAATCGAAACGATCGACGCTGAAGCGTTAGCGGGCTTGCCGGCGTTGAAGTTTCTCGACCTATCGCGCAACGCCATACAGGAGGTGCAGTACAGCTCGTTTCCGGTGAAAAACAATCTACAGTATTTGAACTTGAACTTCAACAAGCTGGTTGTTCTAACGAAAGGGACATTCAATCGGCTGCAATCACTGAAAAGACT TGAAATCAGCAGTAACGGTTTGGAGGAAGTACAAAGTCTCACCTTTCAAAATTTGAACCAGCTGAAAAATCTGAAGCTGAACAACAATCGCATTCCAGCGCTGCTGGATGGCGTATTTCATGGGCTGATTGCGATAGGCACGCTGGAGctgaacaacaacagcatcagcacGATACATAAGGGCGGATTCTTTAATCTGACCAGCCTCACCAACCTCGGCCTGGCGCACAATCGGATAGAGGAAATTGAGCAGTCCGGGTGGGAATTTACGCCAAAGCTGATCAGTTTGGATCTATCGTACAACCAGCTGGAATCGCTGGATCGTTCCACGTTCGAGGAACTGTCGGATTTGCAGACGCTCAACCTGCAAGGCAATCGCATCGCGGAGATTGGCGAGGGTACGTTCAATGAGACAACATCGCTGAAAACGCTGTATTTGAGTGGAAATCGCATCTCGGAGACGATAGAGGACATGTCCGGACCGTTTACCGGGCTCGGCAAGCTTGAACGGCTGTACTTGAACGCAAACCAGATCAAATCGGTCAGCCGGAATGCATTTCTGGGCCTGAAATCGTTGACACTGTTGGAGCTGAGTCAAAACAACATCTCCTCGATACAGAGTAATTCCTTCCGAGATACACCGCAGCTAAAG aATCTGATAATGAATTCGACAAATTTGATTTGTGACTGTAATCTAAGATGGTTTTATCGCTGGATAAGGGATAGGAGCAACGTGTTTCAGATCGATGCCGAATGTATCTATCCGATATGGCTGCGGAATCGGTTAATTCGAGAACTGCACTCTTCAAACTTTACGTGCT ATGATTCGCCCAAACCTCACCTGATCGAGGAACCAGAGTCCCAGCTCGGTATCAGAGGCACTAACGTGTCGCTGGTGTGCACGGCCACATCCACAGCAGCGGATCCGATGTCATTCAAGTGGAAGCAAGACAATGCCGAGCTTTCCACCGACCAGTACACGACGCATCAAATAAACAACGAAAACGGCACGATCGGCACAACGGAGTTGATCATACCGAACATACAGCAAGCGGGTGCCGGCAAGTATCAGTGCATCATCACGAACAACTACGGTGTGGTGTACTCGCCGAAGGTAAAGGTGACCGTCGGAACGTATCCCAAGTTTCGCAAGACCCCGTCGGACGTCAGCGTCGAGCCGGGAAAGGTGGCTCGACTGAACTGTGCCGCGATGGGCGATCCGAAGCCACAGATTTACTGGGAAAAGGATGGCGGGAATGATTTCCCCGCGGCCAAGGAGCGCCGAATGCACGTCATCCCGAACGAGGACGCGTTTCTCATACTAAACGTGCAGCTGGTCGACATGGGCGTGTACAGCTGTACGGCAGAAAATCCGGCCGGTGTTATACGCGCCAATGCTTCCGTGATTGTGCTGGAAAGCGAAACGGCAGTACGGCCCGTCACCAATCTGGAGACGGCAATCGGTAAAGCCAGTGTGATCGAGTGTAAGGTGAGTGCCTCGCCGAAACCGGTAATATTTTGGCTGAAGGACGGAGAGCCAATTGGGCTGACGGAACGGCACTTCATTACGGGCGAGGGTCAACTGTTGGTGATCGTCGACACGGAGCAGACCGATGCTGGACTGTACGAATGTCGGTTCGAAAATGAAATCATTAGCGAAGGTGGCTCCACTCGCCTGACCGTGGTCGACGGACCGGAGGATATGCATGGCTCTGTGTTGGGCGAAACAGGGACgtacggtgctgctgctgctggcggtggtgTGCTGGAGGAGGTGCAACTGCATGCAAAAATGCTCCACTCTTGGGTGGCAATAGGGTTTGCTCTCATCGGTTGCATTGTGCTGACCTCGTGCATCTGGATGTGCTGTTTGTATCGTATGCAGAAACGCATTCGCCGAGGTGGAAGCGGTTGCCCAAAAGAAACGGAACTCGATCTTGCCACTGGAATGGAGATAAATCAGCCAAACTTAATTGTGCGCAGCGGTGTCGGTACCTCCACTACACCTGCTGGCTATTTTGAGTATTTGATTCCCATGGTACGCAGCGGCGAGGCAACGAGCAACGTGGATGACGACGGTGAGAGTGCCGACGGTGGTACGATCGGGCGTAAACACGAGGGCTTCTATACGGCCGTTTCCAAAACGAATGTACGCTCCACTGAGCTTGACCTGGACGATCTGGACGATGATCTGTCGTCGAAGGATTCGGGCACTGGTGGGGACTGTGCTTCGGCTACCGGTTCGACAAATGCTGCCCATCGCGGCAGTCAGGAGGATCTAAAGTGTTTGCTGCTACATTCGCTGAACCGAAAGCACATCAGCGAGCAGGAGTTAAGTCACCAGAAGCCGTCGTACCAGCTTTCAAGGCGATCGGAAGCACTCGTTTTACCCGGGGCGCACAGCGATCCGGACGACGATCCACGATTGGAGCCTCCGCCGCCGATACCGCCAGTCAATGCGACTACTGCTGTGCTGATGGTTGGGTCAGCCGAGAATAATGCACCCGCGGCGGAGACGATACAGCGGGACGATCGCTTGCCCGCACGTGCGGCACACATAGCAACTCGCATGCCAAACTCACAAACCTTCCCCGTGTTCACGCAACCCACCAGCAGCTCGGTAACGGAATCGACATTACGAACATCCTCGCTGGAAGCGTCGGCCGATCCAATGCTTCCGCCAAAAAAGCCAGcaccaccacagcagcagaTACAGGTAAATCAACTGTATCAATTGCTGCTGGAAAACCCTCGCTTGGTGGAAAAGCCGGCCAAATACAGAACCAAATCGATGGACCAGTGTCACGATATGGACGTTCGTCCTGCTTCAGCCAGCAGTGGCATTGGCACGGGAAGTAGCAACGGTAGTACGATGAATGGCGACTTTCCCAGCGAGCAACGCCAGCTATCGTCGAGGATGGTGACGGACGCTAGACGGAAAGTGAAACGGTAG